The sequence AGGTCGTAGGCCGTTTCGATCACTTTCGGATTTCCCGTGCCATCGATGGTTACATCGGCCAATCCGCCGAGGATTTCCTTAATCCTTTCGGCGGCGTTTTCGCGCGAGGCATTGATCTCATGCGTCAGGCCGTATTCCGCTGCCTTGGCACCCCTCACATCCGGCGAGGGCGCGAGCATTATTTTGCTCTGAGAATCCTGTCGTATTCCGCATGTGTGCCCACCCAGAACCAGAAATACGTGTCTTGGTCGAGAAGTGCCAAGGCGCGGTAGTCGTCATTGATGCGCACCGACCAGAACGGGCCCACCTTTTTGAAACGCAGGGACGGGTGCCGCGGATCCACGAGCCATCTTTGGTATTGCTTACGGACACTTTTACGAATCCCGACGGGCAACTCGGCGTAGGCGCGCCAAAACTTACTCGTCGCGGAGGACTTCATGCATGGGCTTGGCTCTTCCTGCAGCAATGTCCTCCCGCACTTCGGCGATCAGCGAGTCTAAACGCCCGGCACGGTGGTCGGACTCGATTTGGGCATCCCAATCGTCCCACATGCGATCACTGAAGCGGTGCAAAAGACTCCATCGCTCCTCTGCGGGCAACCTCTCGATGGCAGTTTCTATTTCATGCACAGTGCTCATAGGAGAATTTTACACCCTGAAATGCCACGTTCAAGTCCGGGAGCAACGCTTGGGCGGGACTCCGCTTCTTGCGTGCTTTCTGGCAGTGCGCAGCACTTCCAAGTCAGCGGCCGTCATAAAAGTCTCGGAGCGGCCCAACTTGACGGCCAACGCCCGCATGCGGCCGCGCCGGGTAAAATCATCCAACGCCGCGAGCACTGCGGCACGCTTGGTGCGGGCCCCAGACAGTCGGATAGCTTTTTCCAAGATCGGGGTCGGAATATCCAATGTTGTTTTCATACGGCAGGTTTACAGCGCTTTTATGGATACTCTACGGAAATATTCCACATTTTCGGCACAGGGGAAAGCGGGTCGACGCGGAGACTCACTCGCGCGGGTTGGCGACAGCATG comes from Chthoniobacterales bacterium and encodes:
- a CDS encoding zinc-binding dehydrogenase, with the protein product MLAPSPDVRGAKAAEYGLTHEINASRENAAERIKEILGGLADVTIDGTGNPKVIETAYDL